In one Vibrio rarus genomic region, the following are encoded:
- a CDS encoding heparinase II/III domain-containing protein → MSYQPLLLNFEEAAELRKELGQDSLLGKALTRDIKQTDAYMAEVGIEVPGHGEGGGYEHNRHKQNYIHMDIAGRLFLITEDEKYRDYIVDMLTAYAKVYPGLESNVSKDTNPPGKIFHQTLNENMWMLYASCAYSCVFHTLSDEQKTLIENDLFKLMIDLFVVTYGHDFDIVHNHGLWAVAAVGICGYAINDQESVDKALYGLKLDKVSGGFLAQLDQLFSPDGYYMEGPYYHRFSLRPIYLFAESIERRQPELGIYQFNDSVIKTTSYAVFKTAFPDGSLPACNDSSKTISINDEGVVMATSVCFQRYEQSETLLAMANHQQNVWVHSAGLTLSNAVEAADEIKPFNWGSLYITDGPKGEKGGLGILRHRDSQDDDTMALIWFGQHGSDHQYHAALDHGHYDGLHLSVFNRGIEVLHDYGYGRWVNVEPKFGGRYIPENKSYCKQTVAHNTVTVDQKTQNNFNTALAESKFGEKHFFNIDNANLQGMSGRISGYYEGVDMQRSILLADIEEFEKPLVIDVYRIQSEQEHQYDLPVHYTGQIIRTDFEYQTEATLKPVGESDGYQHLWNLGSGKVAGSALVSWLVNNSYYSLITSASADSEVIFARLGANDPDFNLRSEPAMIMRQSGKDHVFASVLETHGYFNEEFEQSVNARGLVESVTVVENNEVGTVVCIKTTSGNTYHFAISNLAEDAQQGQHTVGEFTWQGSFAKL, encoded by the coding sequence ATGAGCTATCAACCATTGCTGCTTAATTTTGAAGAAGCGGCTGAACTCCGTAAAGAACTTGGCCAGGATAGCCTACTAGGTAAAGCACTGACTCGTGACATCAAGCAAACTGATGCGTACATGGCAGAAGTAGGTATCGAAGTACCAGGACACGGTGAAGGTGGTGGCTATGAGCACAACCGTCACAAACAAAACTATATCCATATGGATATTGCCGGTCGTTTGTTCTTGATCACTGAAGATGAAAAATACCGTGACTACATTGTTGATATGCTAACAGCGTACGCAAAAGTGTACCCTGGTCTAGAAAGCAATGTGAGTAAAGACACTAACCCTCCGGGTAAAATTTTCCATCAAACTCTGAATGAAAACATGTGGATGCTGTACGCATCATGCGCATACTCGTGCGTTTTCCACACGTTATCTGATGAGCAAAAAACACTGATCGAAAATGACTTATTCAAGTTAATGATTGATTTGTTTGTTGTCACTTACGGTCACGATTTTGACATCGTGCACAACCATGGTCTTTGGGCTGTTGCAGCCGTAGGTATTTGTGGTTACGCAATCAATGATCAGGAATCTGTAGATAAAGCACTGTATGGTCTTAAATTAGACAAAGTGAGTGGCGGTTTCCTTGCGCAACTTGACCAACTGTTCTCGCCAGACGGCTACTACATGGAAGGTCCTTACTACCACCGTTTCTCTCTACGTCCAATTTACCTGTTTGCAGAATCTATTGAACGTCGTCAACCTGAATTAGGTATTTACCAATTCAACGATTCAGTGATTAAGACAACGTCTTATGCCGTATTCAAAACCGCATTCCCTGACGGTTCTCTTCCTGCATGTAACGATTCATCAAAAACGATTTCTATCAATGATGAAGGCGTAGTGATGGCGACCAGCGTCTGTTTCCAACGTTACGAGCAATCTGAAACCTTACTTGCGATGGCTAACCACCAACAAAATGTTTGGGTACACTCTGCAGGTCTTACCCTTTCCAATGCGGTTGAAGCTGCAGACGAAATCAAACCATTTAACTGGGGTAGCCTGTACATCACAGACGGTCCTAAAGGTGAAAAAGGCGGCCTAGGTATCCTACGTCACCGTGATTCACAAGATGACGACACTATGGCGTTAATTTGGTTTGGTCAGCACGGTTCTGATCACCAATATCACGCCGCTCTTGATCACGGTCACTACGACGGTCTTCATTTAAGTGTGTTCAACCGCGGCATTGAAGTATTACATGACTACGGTTACGGTCGCTGGGTAAACGTTGAGCCTAAATTTGGCGGTCGTTATATCCCTGAAAACAAATCGTACTGTAAGCAAACTGTTGCCCACAACACAGTAACGGTTGATCAGAAAACACAGAACAACTTCAACACAGCACTGGCTGAGTCTAAGTTTGGTGAAAAACATTTCTTCAACATCGACAATGCTAACCTACAAGGCATGAGTGGTCGCATTTCTGGTTACTACGAAGGCGTTGATATGCAACGTAGTATTCTACTTGCTGATATTGAAGAGTTCGAAAAACCGTTGGTTATTGACGTATACCGTATTCAATCAGAACAAGAGCATCAATACGATCTTCCTGTTCATTACACAGGTCAAATCATTCGCACTGACTTTGAATATCAAACTGAAGCGACATTGAAACCTGTAGGTGAATCTGACGGTTACCAACACCTTTGGAACTTAGGTTCAGGTAAAGTTGCGGGTAGCGCTTTAGTGAGCTGGCTTGTGAATAATAGCTATTACTCACTCATCACCAGTGCTAGCGCTGACAGTGAAGTGATCTTTGCCCGTCTTGGCGCAAATGATCCGGACTTCAACTTACGCAGTGAGCCTGCAATGATCATGCGTCAATCTGGTAAAGACCATGTCTTTGCTTCTGTTCTTGAGACTCATGGCTACTTTAACGAAGAGTTTGAGCAATCCGTCAACGCTCGTGGTTTAGTTGAGTCAGTTACTGTGGTAGAAAATAACGAAGTGGGGACTGTGGTTTGCATTAAAACAACCTCAGGAAATACATACCACTTTGCTATTTCTAACCTAGCTGAAGACGCTCAGCAAGGTCAACACACTGTGGGTGAGTTTACTTGGCAAGGGTCTTTTGCCAAACTGTAA
- a CDS encoding sodium:solute symporter family transporter produces the protein MEQLDFYIIVGYFAFIIFAAVVFKRFANTSSGYIRGGGAMMWWMAGATAFMTQFSAWTFTGAAAKAYEDGLTVLMLFWGNALGFFVAALYFAERYRKLRVDTPMEVIKLRFGQVSEQFYTWLSFPLGIISAAIWLNGLAIFVAAVFDIDLYVTIVIVGTLVTFVAISGGAWTVSATNVIQLILLVSITMTVGAFALYTTGGPTQMVANYPRDFVLGSDIQYWQISVLWVFIIMGKQTINTNNALTCYRFLVTSNEKEAKKAAWVAGALFIVGPVMWFIPPWVTAGLEVNLHSVYPNLGANANNAAYLYYIEYFMPKGILGLVMAAMIAATVAPMTTALNRNAGIFVRNVYQGVINPHASECQQMTMGKIATFVSGLLSVVAALLFASVREYSFFDLMMLFGALLQMPLSIPSLLALVVLRTPDWSGWSSIVVGLLVSAFMHFVFEVNWLLPLFSAEAFTHREYVDLTVVCALIAQVVITGGFFISTQLFYKPRTGQRATEFNQMLSNLTKTIDKDEQAKVDGRQGQYLGRMSQGLGVVIVGLSLAFDSWADKSVFMMIGSVIFIAGCHLYRSRNPCALASS, from the coding sequence ATGGAACAGTTAGATTTTTACATAATAGTGGGTTATTTCGCGTTTATTATCTTTGCTGCCGTAGTGTTTAAACGGTTTGCTAACACCTCTTCTGGATACATCCGTGGAGGGGGAGCCATGATGTGGTGGATGGCTGGAGCCACGGCGTTTATGACACAGTTTTCTGCATGGACATTTACAGGGGCGGCCGCAAAAGCTTATGAAGACGGATTAACGGTGTTAATGCTGTTTTGGGGGAATGCTTTAGGCTTTTTTGTGGCCGCTTTGTACTTTGCCGAGCGCTATCGCAAGTTACGAGTTGATACGCCAATGGAAGTGATAAAGCTGCGATTTGGCCAAGTTTCAGAGCAGTTTTATACTTGGCTCAGTTTTCCCTTAGGCATTATTTCAGCTGCAATATGGCTCAATGGATTAGCGATTTTTGTGGCGGCGGTATTTGATATTGATTTGTATGTCACTATTGTCATTGTCGGCACCTTAGTGACTTTCGTTGCCATTAGTGGCGGGGCTTGGACTGTCTCCGCTACCAACGTGATTCAATTAATTTTATTGGTGTCTATTACCATGACCGTAGGTGCATTTGCGTTGTACACGACGGGTGGCCCAACACAAATGGTGGCCAATTATCCCAGGGATTTTGTATTAGGTTCGGACATTCAATATTGGCAAATTAGCGTGCTTTGGGTGTTCATTATTATGGGCAAACAAACCATCAACACCAACAATGCGCTTACCTGTTATCGCTTTTTAGTCACCAGCAATGAAAAGGAAGCGAAAAAGGCCGCTTGGGTGGCTGGGGCGTTATTTATCGTAGGTCCTGTGATGTGGTTTATACCGCCATGGGTGACTGCGGGATTAGAGGTTAATTTACACAGTGTCTACCCCAATTTAGGGGCCAATGCCAACAACGCTGCCTACCTCTACTATATCGAGTACTTTATGCCAAAAGGCATTCTTGGCTTGGTAATGGCGGCTATGATAGCGGCTACCGTTGCCCCCATGACCACCGCACTAAATCGCAATGCAGGCATTTTTGTGCGGAATGTCTATCAAGGGGTGATTAATCCACACGCATCAGAGTGCCAGCAAATGACCATGGGCAAGATAGCCACATTCGTCTCGGGACTGCTCTCTGTTGTGGCAGCCTTGCTGTTTGCTTCCGTTCGGGAATACAGCTTCTTTGATCTTATGATGTTGTTTGGTGCGCTGTTACAAATGCCTCTGTCTATTCCTTCCTTATTGGCTTTAGTGGTACTAAGAACCCCTGACTGGTCAGGATGGTCCAGTATTGTGGTGGGTTTATTGGTATCGGCGTTTATGCATTTTGTGTTTGAGGTTAATTGGCTGTTGCCTTTATTTAGTGCTGAAGCATTTACCCATAGAGAATATGTGGATCTTACGGTGGTGTGTGCGTTAATTGCGCAAGTAGTGATCACCGGTGGCTTCTTTATTAGTACACAGTTGTTTTATAAACCGCGCACAGGCCAGCGCGCCACAGAGTTTAATCAAATGCTGAGTAATTTGACAAAAACCATTGATAAGGATGAACAAGCAAAAGTGGATGGTCGACAAGGCCAATATTTAGGCCGAATGAGTCAAGGACTCGGTGTTGTGATCGTCGGGTTAAGTTTGGCTTTTGATAGTTGGGCTGATAAGAGTGTATTTATGATGATTGGCTCGGTGATTTTTATTGCTGGTTGCCATTTATACAGAAGCCGTAACCCCTGCGCTTTAGCAAGCTCATAG
- a CDS encoding MATE family efflux transporter, protein MQSMLMIDTFLVSPLGEISLAAMGIASTIVAFIIGIQMALANGTQLVLSRAVGSGVKASLAKGFWSGMIINFSVAALFLILLQVFDHQLITMLAHDDSLYHEINQYLSVSQYLVLFNAVTQVIISLFNSLGRTKTPFKGYLIEMPINAVTSYFLINGFASFSGMGLKGAATGTLFAITIRMIYLLLCVHFSDDIELPFKKHLQGLSISIKNHFIEVFPIAANMTILSIGATIYQLLYSQLNINAYVAITLIMPWIRSGTQFITAWALSSAISISQAIGSNKMDDLVSNVDTSIRIAVGISIICSVFFFALSFAIEHIYPDLDPETYLALATIAPLYIFLPIVRGYNTVHGHVLRALGKTAAVFKINFTGQWLISIPLCAIIIMSLGGSVFWAFAIQPIEEIVKAFPFRHLARKSLKEFNAEKAKKLMYD, encoded by the coding sequence ATGCAGTCAATGTTAATGATCGACACTTTCTTAGTCTCTCCTCTTGGTGAAATTTCTTTGGCGGCAATGGGGATTGCTAGCACAATTGTGGCCTTTATCATTGGCATTCAAATGGCCCTAGCCAATGGAACACAGCTAGTGCTCAGCCGTGCTGTCGGCTCTGGAGTAAAGGCTTCTCTAGCTAAAGGGTTTTGGTCAGGTATGATCATTAACTTCTCAGTAGCGGCCTTATTTCTCATATTGTTGCAGGTGTTTGACCATCAACTTATCACTATGCTCGCTCATGATGACTCTCTTTATCATGAGATAAATCAGTATCTCAGCGTATCTCAATACTTAGTGTTATTTAATGCTGTTACTCAGGTCATCATTTCATTATTTAATAGCCTTGGACGCACCAAAACACCGTTCAAAGGCTATCTTATCGAAATGCCCATTAATGCTGTCACTTCCTATTTTTTGATTAATGGATTTGCCAGTTTTTCTGGCATGGGTTTAAAAGGAGCGGCCACAGGTACGCTGTTCGCTATCACGATCCGCATGATCTATCTTTTACTGTGCGTGCATTTCTCTGACGATATCGAACTTCCCTTTAAAAAGCACCTTCAGGGGCTCAGTATCAGCATTAAGAATCACTTTATTGAGGTGTTTCCTATTGCCGCCAATATGACCATTTTATCTATTGGTGCCACCATTTACCAACTGCTCTATTCGCAACTTAATATCAATGCCTATGTGGCTATTACACTTATCATGCCTTGGATTCGCTCTGGGACACAATTTATCACCGCTTGGGCGCTATCATCGGCTATCTCTATAAGCCAAGCCATTGGTTCTAACAAAATGGATGATCTGGTGAGCAATGTGGATACCAGTATCAGAATTGCGGTAGGTATCTCTATTATTTGTTCTGTATTCTTTTTTGCTTTAAGTTTCGCCATTGAGCATATTTACCCTGACCTAGATCCTGAAACCTACTTAGCATTGGCCACCATAGCGCCTCTGTACATATTTCTGCCGATTGTGCGTGGTTATAACACGGTGCACGGGCATGTGCTTAGAGCTCTTGGCAAAACGGCCGCCGTGTTTAAAATTAACTTTACCGGACAATGGCTTATTTCCATTCCTTTGTGCGCTATTATCATTATGTCGTTAGGAGGGTCCGTTTTTTGGGCGTTTGCTATTCAACCTATAGAAGAGATTGTGAAGGCATTTCCTTTCCGCCATTTAGCAAGAAAGTCTCTCAAAGAGTTTAATGCAGAAAAAGCCAAAAAGTTGATGTACGATTGA
- a CDS encoding FadR/GntR family transcriptional regulator — translation MSLFALVENSDRRIHVQVARQIARKILSGELKENQKIPCETELCEAFGVSRTALRESTKLLSAKGLIESKPKVGTRICPRREWHFLDPQFLDWIQDLDEINPFLAQFLGLRKAIEPEACALAAVHATAEQRKDLSKYFQLMTIAANEFDYESWAINDHLFHQTIFLATGNQFYVPFSNILSTMFKQFIDHSAVGGRFCLEEHKAIYDGIMSGNEAGARIASKSLLDDENQALAKAS, via the coding sequence ATGTCGCTTTTTGCGTTAGTGGAAAATTCAGACCGTCGAATTCATGTTCAGGTCGCTAGGCAGATAGCGCGTAAAATTCTATCTGGTGAGTTAAAAGAAAATCAAAAAATACCCTGCGAAACAGAACTTTGTGAAGCCTTCGGTGTGAGCCGTACCGCATTACGTGAATCCACAAAGTTACTTTCTGCTAAAGGACTCATTGAGTCAAAACCAAAAGTAGGCACGCGTATTTGTCCTCGACGTGAGTGGCACTTCCTTGATCCTCAATTTTTAGATTGGATCCAAGATCTAGATGAGATCAATCCGTTTTTAGCGCAATTTTTAGGGTTAAGAAAGGCCATTGAACCAGAAGCATGCGCTTTAGCTGCGGTTCATGCCACCGCCGAACAGCGTAAAGATTTGTCTAAATACTTTCAACTTATGACCATTGCAGCCAATGAGTTTGATTATGAAAGCTGGGCTATCAACGACCACTTATTCCATCAAACTATATTTTTGGCTACAGGCAATCAGTTTTACGTGCCATTTAGCAATATTTTGTCCACTATGTTCAAACAATTTATTGACCATTCAGCGGTGGGTGGGCGTTTCTGTTTAGAAGAGCATAAAGCCATTTATGATGGCATTATGTCTGGTAATGAGGCGGGGGCTCGAATTGCATCTAAGTCTCTGCTTGATGATGAAAATCAAGCGCTTGCAAAAGCGTCTTAA
- a CDS encoding FadR/GntR family transcriptional regulator, whose product MAGSFNSIAGSKRSLHVQVAREIARGILSGELAQGSILPGEMTLCEQFGISRTALREAVKLLTSKGLLASRPKVGTKVVDRAYWNFLDPQLIEWMDGLADIDQFCFQFLGLRRAIEPEACALAAQFATAEQRIELSETFQEMVEVAAESELNIERWTDVDMRFHSLIFNSTGNDFYLPFGNILTTMFVNFIVHSSEEGSTCINEHREIYDAIMAGNSDKARQASADHLQEAKHRLPLAN is encoded by the coding sequence ATGGCTGGTTCATTTAATTCAATCGCAGGCTCCAAACGAAGTTTGCATGTACAGGTCGCTCGTGAAATTGCACGGGGGATTCTTTCAGGGGAGTTGGCTCAGGGGTCGATACTTCCTGGTGAGATGACGCTTTGTGAGCAATTCGGTATTAGCCGAACGGCACTTCGCGAAGCAGTTAAGCTATTGACATCTAAAGGGTTGTTAGCATCTCGACCTAAAGTAGGGACAAAAGTTGTAGACCGTGCGTACTGGAACTTCTTAGATCCTCAATTAATTGAATGGATGGATGGACTGGCTGATATCGATCAGTTTTGCTTTCAGTTTTTGGGATTACGCCGCGCCATCGAACCCGAAGCGTGTGCTTTAGCTGCTCAATTTGCGACCGCCGAACAACGCATTGAATTATCAGAAACCTTCCAAGAAATGGTGGAAGTGGCCGCTGAATCTGAGTTGAATATTGAACGTTGGACGGATGTGGATATGCGTTTCCATAGCTTGATTTTTAATTCTACTGGCAACGATTTTTATCTACCATTTGGTAATATTTTGACCACAATGTTTGTCAACTTTATTGTCCACTCATCAGAAGAGGGCAGCACTTGCATTAACGAGCACCGTGAGATTTATGATGCCATTATGGCAGGCAATAGTGATAAAGCACGTCAAGCGTCTGCCGATCATCTTCAAGAAGCAAAACATCGCTTGCCGTTGGCAAACTAA
- a CDS encoding DUF294 nucleotidyltransferase-like domain-containing protein, with the protein MPESLLPNIIQFISQIDPFDKIPKSALRELASSVQITYLSKGEGVDLCTEGTEKYLYIVRTGSMEQRKADGVLRARLGAEDLFGFTFLDSSVDSDNDKGYKAIAIEHTLLYLIPHSALQQLFKSSPESAEHFASQAQVRLKSALDVVWSDKEKGLFIKRVSEVASGRVAVCEAHQTIQEVAHEMRIVKRTSCAVIYENDKIVGLITDRDMTKRVIALGASIDQPISTVMTFSPLTIAPDDLVLHAASVMMQFNIRNLPIVEDNKVIGLLTTSHLVQNHRVQAIFLIEKIKYATSVHSLASFTSERQAIFEALVEGKVSPEVIGQVMTMIMDAYTRRIIQISIDKLGPPPCEFAWIVAGSHARNEVHMLSDQDSAIVLTDDATENDKIYFKHLASLVSHALDSCSYPLCPGNYMAANPKWCQPISTWKHYYKKWVANPEYERLLNISVFLEIRSIYGNGDYEKILRDELHQNIRNSREFLLMLTSDAVNTSPPLGIFNSLVLEKSGENKKTLNVKKYAINLIIDLARIYGLAVESDHSATDKRFQMAYEKGFLSEDAYKNILGAYEFILSFRFNHQLTALKNGEEPNNHIDPNSFGSFERGHLKDAFRIIADLQEAAKVRFGTR; encoded by the coding sequence ATGCCTGAATCTTTATTACCGAATATCATTCAATTTATCAGTCAAATTGACCCTTTTGATAAAATACCAAAGTCTGCACTGCGTGAACTGGCGTCTAGTGTTCAAATTACCTATTTAAGCAAAGGTGAAGGGGTCGATCTTTGTACCGAAGGCACAGAAAAGTACCTTTATATTGTGCGTACAGGTTCTATGGAGCAACGTAAGGCGGATGGAGTGTTAAGAGCTCGATTAGGCGCTGAAGATTTATTTGGCTTTACGTTTTTAGATTCCAGTGTGGATAGTGACAATGACAAAGGATACAAGGCCATTGCCATCGAGCACACCTTACTGTATCTCATTCCGCACTCTGCCTTACAGCAGTTGTTTAAATCTTCACCGGAAAGCGCTGAGCATTTTGCATCTCAAGCTCAGGTTCGCCTTAAATCGGCATTAGATGTTGTGTGGTCTGATAAAGAGAAAGGGCTCTTTATCAAACGGGTGAGTGAAGTGGCGAGTGGCCGTGTAGCGGTTTGTGAGGCGCATCAAACCATTCAAGAAGTGGCCCATGAGATGCGGATTGTGAAGCGAACCTCGTGTGCGGTTATTTATGAAAACGATAAAATTGTTGGCCTAATTACCGATAGAGACATGACCAAGCGAGTTATTGCCCTCGGCGCCTCAATTGATCAGCCAATCTCAACTGTGATGACTTTCTCTCCATTAACCATCGCCCCCGATGATCTGGTATTGCACGCTGCCTCTGTGATGATGCAGTTTAATATCAGAAACTTACCTATTGTTGAGGATAATAAAGTCATCGGTCTACTGACTACGTCACACTTGGTACAAAACCACCGTGTTCAGGCTATTTTCTTGATTGAGAAAATTAAATACGCCACCAGTGTGCATTCATTGGCGAGTTTTACCTCTGAACGTCAGGCTATTTTTGAAGCCTTAGTGGAAGGTAAGGTTTCCCCAGAGGTGATAGGTCAAGTGATGACGATGATTATGGATGCCTATACTCGTCGTATCATTCAAATTTCTATAGATAAACTGGGTCCACCACCCTGTGAATTTGCTTGGATTGTTGCGGGATCTCACGCACGCAATGAAGTACATATGTTGTCGGACCAAGACAGTGCAATAGTACTAACCGACGATGCCACTGAAAACGACAAAATATACTTTAAGCATCTTGCCAGCTTAGTCAGCCATGCTTTAGACAGCTGCAGTTACCCGCTTTGTCCTGGTAACTATATGGCGGCTAACCCGAAATGGTGCCAGCCCATTAGCACTTGGAAACATTACTATAAAAAATGGGTGGCTAATCCAGAATATGAACGTTTGCTTAATATCAGTGTTTTTCTTGAGATCCGTTCTATCTATGGTAATGGGGATTATGAGAAAATATTACGAGATGAACTGCATCAAAATATCCGTAATAGTCGTGAATTTTTGTTAATGTTAACGAGCGATGCAGTTAACACTAGCCCACCTTTAGGCATTTTCAACAGCTTAGTTTTAGAAAAATCAGGGGAAAATAAGAAAACTCTGAATGTGAAAAAATACGCCATCAACTTGATTATTGATTTAGCTCGTATCTATGGTCTAGCGGTGGAAAGTGACCATTCTGCTACAGATAAGCGCTTTCAAATGGCCTATGAAAAAGGCTTTTTATCAGAAGATGCCTATAAGAACATTCTAGGAGCGTATGAGTTTATCCTATCATTCCGCTTTAACCATCAGCTCACAGCATTGAAAAATGGCGAAGAGCCAAATAACCATATTGATCCTAATAGCTTTGGTAGTTTTGAACGTGGACATCTTAAAGATGCCTTTAGGATTATTGCCGATTTACAAGAGGCCGCTAAGGTGAGATTTGGGACTCGATAA
- a CDS encoding 3'-5' exonuclease, producing the protein MFKYFHPLEHTKRQRKSLVEGKTLPNLFKRLLKSPTPEITTLYNDLDYIILDLETTGLDSRNDLILSIGWVVLSNRKIDLTTACHYYINQESQVKPETAIINHITPQMLDTGVSIHDAMRSFYDAALGKVIVAHGCVVETNFINQYLSTNYHVRDLPLIWLDTLCLEKKMAKARNDVEDFDLTLSATRARYKLPEYNGHNALSDALATAELLMAQVKRLEPNHDIKFGYLYKLGN; encoded by the coding sequence ATGTTTAAATATTTTCATCCATTAGAACATACAAAGCGCCAACGTAAATCCTTGGTTGAAGGGAAGACGTTACCTAATTTATTTAAACGGCTGTTAAAGAGTCCGACACCAGAGATAACGACGCTGTATAATGATCTGGATTACATTATTCTAGATCTTGAGACGACCGGCTTAGATAGCCGAAACGACCTAATATTATCTATAGGTTGGGTGGTTTTATCTAATCGAAAAATAGATCTCACCACAGCGTGTCATTATTATATTAACCAAGAGTCTCAAGTGAAGCCGGAGACCGCCATCATTAACCACATCACACCACAGATGTTAGATACTGGTGTATCTATACATGATGCCATGAGATCATTTTATGATGCGGCTTTAGGTAAGGTGATTGTTGCCCACGGGTGCGTAGTAGAAACTAATTTCATTAATCAGTATCTTAGTACTAACTATCATGTGCGTGACTTGCCGTTAATATGGCTTGATACCTTATGTTTAGAAAAGAAAATGGCTAAGGCGCGTAATGATGTAGAGGATTTTGATTTAACGCTCTCTGCAACACGCGCACGGTACAAATTGCCAGAATATAATGGGCATAACGCCCTTAGTGATGCCCTTGCTACAGCGGAGCTGTTAATGGCGCAGGTGAAGCGGTTAGAGCCTAATCACGATATTAAATTTGGTTATTTATACAAACTCGGCAATTAG
- a CDS encoding oligogalacturonate-specific porin KdgM family protein, which translates to MKALNKVTLALITTVVATSATAASFNIRHEYKSHTDQHSSRIKMGDSIGNFYFSGELKFKGEDGEFMKDLKNNGWELDLGYRYKIENSNWTIQPGMPIEGRSSGMTYKPQLRATYALDSVDGLSLSARYRYDIKTYSDGDSNQYRHRITGNVNYSVAAWKFGFEANYYNADGYDIYDNSEENYELNLTAGRKFGDWYPYVEFGDVSTSSQSATRELRSRVGLTYSF; encoded by the coding sequence ATGAAAGCTTTAAACAAAGTCACTCTGGCTCTAATCACTACTGTCGTAGCCACATCCGCTACTGCAGCTTCATTTAATATTCGTCACGAATACAAAAGTCACACCGATCAACATTCTAGCCGTATTAAAATGGGCGATAGCATTGGTAACTTCTATTTTAGCGGTGAACTTAAGTTCAAAGGCGAAGATGGCGAGTTCATGAAAGATCTTAAAAACAATGGTTGGGAACTGGATCTCGGCTATCGTTATAAAATAGAGAACAGTAACTGGACAATTCAACCTGGTATGCCTATTGAAGGACGCAGTAGTGGCATGACTTATAAGCCACAATTACGCGCAACTTATGCTTTAGATAGTGTTGATGGACTAAGCCTAAGTGCTCGTTACCGTTATGACATAAAAACATACAGTGATGGTGACAGTAATCAATATCGCCACCGTATCACTGGTAACGTAAACTACTCTGTGGCGGCATGGAAGTTTGGTTTTGAAGCCAACTACTATAATGCAGATGGCTACGATATCTATGATAACTCTGAAGAAAACTATGAACTCAACCTAACGGCAGGTCGCAAGTTTGGTGATTGGTACCCTTATGTTGAATTTGGTGACGTGAGCACCAGTTCTCAAAGTGCTACTCGTGAACTTCGTAGCCGTGTAGGTCTAACATATAGCTTCTAA
- a CDS encoding oligogalacturonate-specific porin KdgM family protein, which translates to MIKSTHIALFTLTTLCATAASAASIDYRQEYKHQDKKYASRVKIGSSVGNHFFSLEAKQTGKPISDWEAADNEFVYGYNIKINKHWRVTPSMPITFGSDRVTYKPQLKVQYKFDSGLTTKVRYRHEFRKYTGAKSTQDSIDRSKFTGNIDYKIGGLQLGFEANYAQDFFNNDQWFGGDHAKRNNEWDYNFKIGYKGSGWNWRPYVELGNVQYSKGPSPRNSNRQLRSRVGISYSF; encoded by the coding sequence ATGATTAAAAGTACACATATCGCCTTATTCACGCTCACCACATTATGTGCAACTGCCGCCTCAGCCGCATCTATTGATTATCGTCAAGAATACAAACACCAAGATAAAAAATACGCAAGTAGAGTAAAAATAGGCAGTAGCGTGGGCAACCATTTCTTTAGTCTAGAAGCAAAACAAACTGGTAAACCCATATCCGATTGGGAAGCGGCCGATAATGAATTTGTCTATGGTTATAATATCAAGATCAATAAGCATTGGCGCGTCACCCCTTCTATGCCCATTACCTTCGGTAGCGACCGTGTAACCTATAAACCTCAATTAAAAGTTCAGTATAAATTTGATTCAGGTTTGACGACTAAAGTGCGTTATCGCCATGAATTTAGAAAGTACACGGGGGCTAAATCGACCCAGGACTCTATTGATCGCTCTAAGTTTACAGGCAACATTGACTATAAAATTGGGGGTTTACAGCTTGGTTTTGAAGCCAACTATGCCCAAGACTTTTTCAATAATGACCAATGGTTTGGCGGAGATCACGCAAAAAGAAACAATGAGTGGGACTATAACTTCAAAATTGGATACAAAGGTTCAGGTTGGAATTGGCGACCGTATGTGGAATTGGGTAATGTACAATATAGCAAAGGTCCAAGCCCTAGAAACAGCAACCGTCAACTGCGTTCACGAGTTGGAATTAGCTATAGCTTTTAA